The genomic region TCACTCCCTTCTATATTCCTTCTCCAGACCCCATCTCCGTGGCTGTGGCCCTTCAGGACTACGTGGCCCCTGACTGCCGTTTCTTGACCATACACCAGGGCCAAGTGGTGTATATCTTCTCCAAGCTCAAGGGCCGAGGGCGGCTCTTCTGGGGAGGCAGTGTGAGTCTTGGGAGAACAGAGGAGGAAAGGGTAGAGAGCTGGGGTGGGAGCGTACCCTACTTTTTTACCTACAGGGCAAATCTGAGGGAGTGAACTGAAATAGAGTCGGCAGGGGGTGGCTGCTGTGAtccactctttttctttctttagcaaTTATTCGGGCATGTCCTGTAGTGCCAAATTGCTATAGACACCGAAGGTATGATAAAGAATGACGCTTTTATTCTAATGGAAGGAGACAAGCCATCAAAATACCAACTCGTGTGCTGCTTTAAGAATTAGTATAAAGTGACTGGGTGAATAATTCACATGGAGTGGTCAGGGAGGACTTTCCAGCAGGCGACTTTAAGCTGAGATTGGACTGACAAGGATGGAGCCAGCTAAGTGATCAGGGAGGAGTAAGTGTGCACAGGACTTGAGCAGGAATGAGCTTGCCATGTTCCCAGACCCCGGCTTTTAACTCCTTCCCCAGGTTCAGGGAGATTACTATGGAGACGGAGCTGCTCGTCTGGGCTATTTCCCCAGTAGCATCGTACGTGAAGACCAGACCCTGAAACCTGCGAAAACCGATGTGAAGACAGATGTGAGTATCTTGGGGGCTGGCAGGAATCTGGAGGGAGGATCTTTGGGTTGTAGTGACAGGCGAAGATGCTCCTAACCTCGGCTCCCTGGCAGCCTAGCTGCGTGCACTGGAACAgactctctgccttttcttatctGAAAGATGAGTGATTTCTAAATCCTAGTTTGAGAGCTGCAGAGTTGAGGGCTCCAGGCTAATTTGCATAGCACTTGTGCAGCCAGACCTGGTCCCTGAGGCTGCAGCATTTGCTAAAACCACTAGATCCTTTGTGGTGTGACCACTGGTTTTCTCCCCActgtttcccctttctctttttcagatATGGGATTTCTACTGCCAGTGAGCTCAGTCTATGCTGTCATTGCTGTTGTTTCTCCCCGACTTTATGCAAATACATCAGCCAAGTGCAAACTGGGTGTCTGTGGTCTTTGTGGTGGGgatctagaaaaaaatgtttccccCAGGTTTCTGAATCTAGCCAATCAACCCACCAACTGTGGTGACAAAAGTGGTTACTAGGCAGAGTTTCATGGACTGAAAGCTCCAAGCTCGGTCGAGTTGGGCTCCTAAGCTTAGCTATTACAGACAAATAAATGAGAAGATGGAATAACTGAACAGCCAAATTGGGGAATTATAGTGTCCTCTCTAGACCAATAGGAGAACTATTGAACTATTGGGAATGAGCCAATGGGACCATGAGGAAGACAAATCACAGAGCAGAGGTTTTCTGGGTTCTCTGAGAAGACTTTCCTCAAAGGGAGGTAGGAAGTTAATTTGTGTGTACCATCCCAGTTTTCATCCTTCCTGCCTTTGAGATCAGTACTCCCAACTCAAGGTAGTTCCTCTTCCAGGCTCTGTCAATCTTACATTTATCCCCTTCTTTGCATCCGTATCCCCGCCCCCAAGTCCGCTCCTACCCAATCTGGAATCGACTCTGCCCCTGGGCTCCTGACCAAATCCGTTTCTGAGCTGGGCGAAGCATCTGTGGCACCACCAATCGCTCGTCTTGGTCCCGCCTGCTCCTCTCACCACCAATCTACGCCTTTGTCCCGCCCCTTACCTGCCGAGTCCTCCAATCCCGGCCTTGGGGAAGCGTTCCCTAGTATCCCGCAGCGTTAGCGGGTCGCGCCGGAGGGGGGTGGAGGCGGAAGTGGCGGCACCGGCCCCGGGAGTAGGAAGGAGCCGGGGCTGCACCCCGAGCAGAGCGGCTGCCAGCCGAGGAGCAGGCGCGGCCGTGTCGCCATTTTGCGGCCCTAAGCGGCCGCGACCAAGTCATGGCTGAGACCTACGGTGAGGGTGGTGGGCGGACACTGGGTCTGGGGTctgggcccagggcccaggaagGATGCGGCCTGTGTATGGGGCGGGGCCTTATATGTCAGGGGGCGTGGCCTGGTATTATGGGGCAGAGCCTAGAGCATGCTGGGAGGGGTTTAGTGGGTCTGAGGCTGAGCTTAGTTAATTTGGGCGGAGCCTGAGGGTCTAGGGTGTGGGCGAAATCTGGGGCGGGATTTGAGGAATGCAGTGAGGATGGGTCATGGTAGACCTTGAAGGAAAGGATGATCCTTACTGTGTCTGGGCAGAGCCTGAGTGGATGGGGCGGAGCTGACTGTGAATGGCAAGGATCGAGCTCGATGGGCTGGGGGATACTGAAGGGATGCTCTGGATCCTGGGATTACCCTGGGAGAGGGCTGGAATGCGGTTGCGGGTGAGTTGTTCTTTAACTAGGGGGTGGGACTAGCGTCAAGGGGTGGGGCTTAAGCTTTAGACTAGCAGTAGTGCTTCGGACTgcgggagagaaggagagaaggagagacagagTTGGAAAATCCGGATGTATGGATGGGTAGAAAGTGGGAGAACAGGGTGCAGTAGAAAGAACAATGGATTAGGAGTCAGAGGGAGCTGCATTCATTCAACGAATAGAGAAAAGCCGAGGGAACAATGCAAAGACGCTGAGGTAGGAAACAGCTTGTCATCTTCACGGAGTAGATTGCAGGCCAGAAGTTGGAGTGCAGTGAATGAATCAGAAAGTGGTAGGAAGCGAAGTTGTGgggcggggtggcgggggggaggAGCAAGGACAAAATTGTAGTCCTTGATAAAATGGTTTTCAAGAGGCTTTAGCAAAGTAATAGTTACTTGGGACTCTGGAGCCAGTtggtctgggtttgaatcccagctgtaCCTAGCAGtgggatcttgggcaagtcagttaACCTTTCAAGACctccgttttctcatctgaaaaatagggATAATTATTAGTATACCTCCTTCACAGAGCTTTCTTGGGGATTAAGTGAGTTGTTGATGTAAGTAAAGACCTTTACTTCTGCTGGGTATGTGGTAAGCACTCTGCAAGAATTATCTGTAATGGTTGTTACCCACAGTTCTGTATCTGCTTGTGTCTGTTGTGTCTGTTTCTCTCCCTGTAATTGTGATGTTCTcctgctttccatctttccaTGTCTTTCTCTCCGAATGGGTTTTTCTTGAATTTGGCTCCATCCCCTCAGACTTCCTCTTCAAATTCCTGGTGATTGGCAGTGCAGGAACAGGCAAATCATGTCTCCTTCATCAGTTCATTGAGAATAAATGTGAGTTTCTGGGAGTGGTTCTGGGTGCACTAAACCATGGACAGGGCCATGGTGGAGGCAAGTAGGCAGCTgttgggcaggggtggggctggcCTTAGGTACAACTTCATTGCTGGCTGCCAGGTCCTTGCTTTGGTATACACTCTTTGCGAGGTCCACCTTGAGCCTCAGTCTACCCAGCAATGAGAATGGGTTTGCATAGGCCTCGGAGGACAGGGAATCCTCTGAGCGCCCTCctgtctcttctctccctccctctcccagtcAAACAGGACTCCAACCACACAATTGGCGTGGAGTTTGGATCTCGGGTGGTCAACGTGGGTGGGAAGACCGTGAAGCTACAGATTTGGGACACAGCTGGCCAGGAGCGGTTTCGGTAGGTGGGCTGGGCTCCCAGTGAGAAAGCgtgggggaaaggggaggagacaggagggaaAGAGGCATGCAGAGTTACCTGGAAACATAATGACGGGAGCAAGGACCCACTGGGGGTGGGCAAGGTAGAGAGAGAGGGCAAGAGAGACTGTGATGAgcaggtccatgtagtcaaagaaAGAAGGTGTCTTGAAGAGAGGGTGGCAGACAGACAAAACGAGATTGAGAAGGAAGCATGATTAAGAGTGAGAGGGCCAGGGAGGGATGACCGACCCTAGCGAGACCCTGTGGGATAGACCCATGTGGCTGGAAGGATGGAGACTTGTCCCCAGGGAGCAATAAGGCCTGGAGAGGAGGAGATGCTTGGGGTGGGGCAAGGAGCAGAGAGTAACTGAAAATGactgaaacagaaaaggacagtTGAGAGTcaggaaggcagaaaaagagacagaCTGAGAGAGAAGGCAAGATTAGGACGCTCAGAGGTGAGAGACAAAGACAGGGAAAATGGGACAGGTGTGGccagagagatggagaaatggaTGTTTTGGGGGACAGGGCAATGTGGAGGGCTCAGCACACAGTATGTCTTCAGGAAATGTCTGTAGAAAAGGTGATAGACACATGGAAACCCTGAGTGAGAAATAGCCAGCAGAGAGAAACGAGGAATCCAGCTTCTGGGAAAGGGTGGTCCCTGCTCAGCACTGAGTAGCTGCTGAGTTAATATTCATGCGAGAGTTCATTGTGTGAGCTgcccagagacagagagaggatggaggagagagaggtgtGCCACTGCGCCAAGATGGCAGTAAGTGCTCTGTAAATGGTTGTGTTGTGATTGCACGAATTCCAGAGGGATCCAGCCTGGCGACACAGTGAGGAGCAGACAGTTAACCACCCTGGGAAAGggcacctccccccgccccaaacAGCAGGAGAGGGCCAAATGGATGTAGTTGCGTAGTGCTTGGCCAGGACTGGGCAAAGGggggatgacagaaaatgttGAATGAACGGGAAAGgatgaatgaaaaggaaaggatGACAGAGCCAGAGcaacagagatggagagaaacagagagttaaagatacatacacatacaagAGACAGAACAGTACATACCAAGGAAGAGATGCAGAAAGACAGGGACACAGAGAAAGTCaaaaggagggagagggaattccctggtggcccagtggttaggattggCACTTTCACTGTCGAGgtccccaggttccatccctggtcagggaactaagatcctacaagccacacgGTGTGGCCAAAGACAAACAAATAGTAGGGAGAGACTGTGACAGAGGCAGGTAGCCAAGATAAAGATTGAGGGAAGTAGGCTACCAGTGGGAGAAACTGTAGTGAGACCCAGACCATGGCCAGGTTTAGGAGGAGGGGCCAGCAGTACACGGGGGCCTCCAAACCACCAGTCTCTTTCCGCAGAGGGGGGCAGTCTTGGGGCAGACCCCAGCCTTGGGGGTGACTGAGTCCCCCTGGCCCCACAGGTCGGTGACACGGAGTTATTACCGAGGGGCAGCTGGAGCCCTGCTGGTATATGACATCACCAGGTGGGTGCACGGAGCGGGTGGGGTGGGGCCCGGGCTGCTCCCTGCCGCTGCACCTGCCTCCCTCCTGGCTCCCTTTTCCATAGCCGGGAGACCTACAACTCACTGGCTGCCTGGCTGACGGATGCGCGCACACTGGCCAGCCCCAACATCGTGGTCATTCTCTGTGGCAACAAGAAGGACCTGGATCCGGAGCGTGAGGTCACTTTCCTGGAGGCCTCCCGCTTTGCCCAGGAGAATGGTGAGGGCTAGGTGGCGGATCAGTGGGGCAGGGGACCAGCAGAGGGATGGGGGGCATTCAGGGGGAGCCTGTGAGAGCCCCCTAGCTCTCTGTGGCTCTGCCCAGCAGGGCAATGTGCAACTTTAGAGGTCTGCGTTCAAATCTGGTTGTTGGCCATGTGCGGGCTATATGAccactctgtttccccatctggaaaAATGGGTCCCCCCCTGGACCACCTCCCTTAACTATTGCACACTCTGCTTCACAGATGGTTAAAGGGAGGTGGTCCAGGGGAATTCTTGGCACGGCTTGGATGAATGGGTGCTTCATGAAAGTTGGCTGCTAAGCAAGTTTCAGCCACCATGGGGAGGCAGCATAGAATATTGGTGTAATGTGGGGACTGCAAACTCTGATGGCCATAGGGGACAGGCACATTTTGTGAATAAGGGAGAAGGGGCAGGGGAGACCCTCAGGTTAGCAGGCACTGACATTAGGGGAATGGACAAGACTGATAGCCACATTGAAAGGTATGCAAGtacattatcattaaaaaaaaacgcAAATAGCAAATGTTGGCGAGGATTTAGAGGAAATAAACCGCTGGTATGCTGTTGTTTGGAATGTAGGCTGGTGCAGGCACTtttgaaaacagtatggcagtttctaagaaaactaaaattgaaCTGCCAcgtgacacagcaatcccactcttaggtatgtatctttaaaaaaacaaaaaatggattCAAAAAGATACCCCAATGCTCATAGCAGTATTGCttataattgccaagatatggaagcaacctcagtgtccatcaatggatgaatggctaaagtggtatatatatacagtggaatactattcagccataaaaaagaatgaagtaagacCATTTGCAGCAACGAAGATGGACTTGGAAGGtattactaagtgaagtaagtcagagaaagacaaaatattgtttggtatcacttatatgtggaatccagagaATAAACTAGTGACTACAACAAGAGGTATGCAGGTCTAAACTCATGTGAAAACGTCATGTTGGCCCACATCTGCTGACTTAGGCTCTGTCCATGTTCCTTCTTTTTTGTAACCTCTAGGTTTAGAGGATTTGCTATCagaaagatgtgggtttgaatgCTGGCTCTGACTTACTGTGAGGCCTTGTCACATGGCTAATGGGTGGACTATGAATGGGGCCTGTGCTAGatggtgctggggacacagtgaTGAAAACAGCCCTGGGCCCAGCTCTCATGGTCTCACAGCCCAGGGCGGAGGGAGGAGGACCATTTCCAGAGAGTGACAGCCCAAAGAGGTCAGGGCTGGGAAGGGGGAGGCGAACGGGTCAATGAGAGCCCAGGGGAGGCACCTGATTCATCCTGGGAAGTtaggaggacttcctggaggaggagataggAGCTGAGTTCTGAGAAGAGCTCAGTGGGTACCTGGGGAAGTGGCCTTTCATGGCAGGGAAACACATGTACGGAGGCTCGAAGTGAAGGCTTGAGGGACAGAATGAGAGGTAGCAGGTCAGAGTCTGAGTGGAGATTGGGGACTGATTGAGGCCCTGACTGTCTTGAGTGTctgtccccctgccccctccagagCTAATGTTCCTGGAAACAAGCGCTCTCACCGGTGAGAATGTGGAGGAAGCATTCCTGAAATGTGCCCGCACCATTCTGAACAAGATCGACTCAGGTGAGACCCCCAACTGACCGGACTGGGAGTGGAAGGAGAGCCCAGAGGTTTCCAGGGACTGGTCCtgacctctcccttccctccccacaggtGAACTGGATCCCGAGAGGATGGGCTCCGGCATTCAGTACGGTGATGCCTCCCTTCGCCAGTTGCGGCAGCCTCGGAGTGCCCAGGCTGTGGCCCCTCAGCCCTGTGGCTGCTGAGACCTGCAGAGTCAGGTGGGATTCTGGGGACCTGGGAGCTGCAGGGCTGGTCTCCCAGCAATGGGGAGGACAGAGCAAAGACAGCAACATAGAACAGGAGACACAACCAGGAAAAAGGGACATCTTCCCAGACACAGGAGATCCACCCATTCTTCCCATCCCACTGCCAACTCTCTGCCCTGCATCTCCGACCCTCCCATTCATAATTCCTCAAATGtctgttgagcacctactatgtgccagaccctGTTCACAGCATGGGGGATAACATCAATGGGGAAAACAGACAAGAATGCCTGCCTTCGTggaagagacagacaataaacaagacCCAGGAGCAAACTGTATAACAGCCAGAGATAAAGGCTATGGAGAAGAATCaaggagggtggggaggtggaggagTAGACGGTCAAATGGGATGATGAGGGGAGGGCTCACTgcgaaggtgacatttgagcaaagacatTTGAGCAAAGGTTGTGTGGGGACCTGGGGAAGTGTTATAAGCAGAAAGaagagccagtgcaaaggccctgaggtagagTCCTCCCTCCCCTGGGTGAGGAAGTCAAGGCCACTCCAGTGTGGCTGCAGTGGAGtgagtggatgtgtgtgtgtatgtgagtgtgttgGAGGGTAGGTGAGCAGATGAGGTTGGGGTGGAGGAAGCAGATGAGTGAAGGCCTTGTGGGCCATGGGGAAGGCTCTGGCTTATACAAGCAGAGAAGGGACAGGATCTGATTCAGGTGTTCATAGGGCCCCTCTGGCTGCAAACAGactgtggaggggtgggggggtgtgggcAGGGGTGGTTGCCCAGTGACCAGTGAAGAGGCTACTGCAAAGTCAAGACTGTGGTGGACAGGaccagggtgggggcagaggaggggttGAAAGGTGAGTTAGGTTAGATCATCTTTGCCTCCAGGTGTGTCCCCTCTTGATGTAATCACTTCCTAAAGCACGAATCTGCTTCTTTCCTCTGTTCTTCTGGTAACCTCCcccgcctcctccaggaagccttgctTGTTCTCCTATGCTTGGTCCAAAGCCCTTGGCAGGCTTGACAGACTTGGTCCCATCCTCACCTCTCTGTGGGTGACGACGTCTTGACAGTTCTTGTCTCTCTGCTTCAAACCCACTTGCCACTCCCCGCCCCCCAACCATTGGCAGCTCCAGGATGGCCTTGGAGCAAAGTGGTTAGACCTTGGACACAGGTACTTTGAGAGCAGGGCCAACATAATTTCCAGATGAACGGATTTGAGAGAGATGAGTCAAGGGTGAGCTCTTGGAGCGGGGCTCCTTTCCTTCCAGGCCTCTGCATCAGCCATGCCTCTCCTACCTCCCTTCTCAGGCCAACTCCCATTCATCATCAGGTCTCTGCTAAAATGTCTCTTCCCAAAAGGGGTCACTCTCTCTAGATGGGCAGTCTCACAACTGCCcctcctttttattattattatttcctgtttttggctgtgctgaatgGCTTGTGGGATCATAGTCctccaaccaaggatggaactcgccctcagcagtgaaagcgcagagtcctaaccactggaccaccagggaagcccctgtccctCCTTTTTAAAGTGTTCAACTCTGTCCCCTCCATCATTATTTATGGTGTTTGTCTCCCCCATCTGAGAAGGTGACAAATCACAGACTCCAGAGCTGGGCTGCCTGCATTTATACTCCGACTCTCACTGCATAGTTGCGTGACTGTTGGCAAATTATTTAAcgtctctggg from Bos javanicus breed banteng chromosome 18, ARS-OSU_banteng_1.0, whole genome shotgun sequence harbors:
- the RAB4B gene encoding ras-related protein Rab-4B isoform X4; translation: MAETYVKQDSNHTIGVEFGSRVVNVGGKTVKLQIWDTAGQERFRSVTRSYYRGAAGALLVYDITSRETYNSLAAWLTDARTLASPNIVVILCGNKKDLDPEREVTFLEASRFAQENELMFLETSALTGENVEEAFLKCARTILNKIDSGELDPERMGSGIQYGDASLRQLRQPRSAQAVAPQPCGC
- the MIA gene encoding melanoma-derived growth regulatory protein, with amino-acid sequence MMAWSLVFLGVVLLSAFPGPSAGGRPMPKLADRKMCADEECSHPISVAVALQDYVAPDCRFLTIHQGQVVYIFSKLKGRGRLFWGGSVQGDYYGDGAARLGYFPSSIVREDQTLKPAKTDVKTDIWDFYCQ
- the RAB4B gene encoding ras-related protein Rab-4B isoform X1 translates to MFSCFPSFHVFLSEWVFLEFGSIPSDFLFKFLVIGSAGTGKSCLLHQFIENKFKQDSNHTIGVEFGSRVVNVGGKTVKLQIWDTAGQERFRSVTRSYYRGAAGALLVYDITSRETYNSLAAWLTDARTLASPNIVVILCGNKKDLDPEREVTFLEASRFAQENELMFLETSALTGENVEEAFLKCARTILNKIDSGELDPERMGSGIQYGDASLRQLRQPRSAQAVAPQPCGC
- the RAB4B gene encoding ras-related protein Rab-4B isoform X2, which gives rise to MAETYDFLFKFLVIGSAGTGKSCLLHQFIENKFKQDSNHTIGVEFGSRVVNVGGKTVKLQIWDTAGQERFRSVTRSYYRGAAGALLVYDITSRETYNSLAAWLTDARTLASPNIVVILCGNKKDLDPEREVTFLEASRFAQENELMFLETSALTGENVEEAFLKCARTILNKIDSGELDPERMGSGIQYGDASLRQLRQPRSAQAVAPQPCGC
- the RAB4B gene encoding ras-related protein Rab-4B isoform X3; this translates as MRMGLHRPRRTGNPLSALLSLLSLPLPVKQDSNHTIGVEFGSRVVNVGGKTVKLQIWDTAGQERFRSVTRSYYRGAAGALLVYDITSRETYNSLAAWLTDARTLASPNIVVILCGNKKDLDPEREVTFLEASRFAQENELMFLETSALTGENVEEAFLKCARTILNKIDSGELDPERMGSGIQYGDASLRQLRQPRSAQAVAPQPCGC